A section of the Prochlorococcus sp. MIT 1341 genome encodes:
- the fusA gene encoding elongation factor G produces MDRAFPLERVRNIGIAAHIDAGKTTCTERILFYSGVVHKMGEVHDGAAVTDWMAQERERGITITAAAISTTWNDHRINIIDTPGHVDFTIEVERSMRVLDGVIAVFCAVGGVQPQSETVWRQADRYSVPRMVFVNKMDRTGADFLKVHAQIKDRLKANAVPIQLPIGAENDLKGIVDLVQNKAFIYKDDLGKDIEETSIPAEMEDIAAEWRGKLMEGVAETDEQLIEAFLETGELTQEQLKAGIREGVLKHGLVPMLCGSAFKNKGVQLLLDAVVNYLPAPVDVPPIQGLLPNGEEALRPSDDNASFSALAFKVMSDPYGKLTFVRMYSGVLSKGSYVLNSTKDQKERISRLIVLKADDREEVDELRAGDLGAVLGLKNTTTGDTLCTTDDPIVLETLFIPEPVISVAVEPKTKGDMEKLSKALTALAEEDPTFRVSTDPETNQTVIAGMGELHLEILVDRMLREFKVEANIGAPQVSYRETIRASSSGEGKFARQTGGKGQYGHVVIEVEPGEPGSGFEFVNKIVGGVVPKEYIKPAESGMKETSESGVIAGYPLIDVKVTLVDGSYHDVDSSEMAFKIAGSMAFKDGVKKCNPVLLEPMMKVEVEVPEDFLGAIIGDLSSRRGQVEGQSIDDGLSKVGAKVPLAEMFGYATQLRSMTQGRGIFSMEFSNYEEVPRNVAEAIISKNQGNS; encoded by the coding sequence GTGGATCGCGCCTTTCCCCTGGAACGTGTAAGAAATATAGGTATTGCCGCCCATATTGATGCTGGCAAAACTACTTGCACTGAACGAATTCTTTTTTATTCGGGCGTAGTCCATAAAATGGGCGAAGTCCATGATGGCGCAGCAGTAACAGACTGGATGGCTCAAGAGCGTGAGCGTGGAATCACGATTACTGCTGCTGCCATCTCTACAACCTGGAATGACCATCGTATAAACATTATTGATACTCCAGGTCACGTTGATTTCACTATTGAAGTCGAGCGTTCGATGCGAGTGCTTGATGGAGTAATTGCTGTTTTTTGTGCGGTTGGGGGAGTTCAGCCACAGTCAGAAACCGTTTGGCGTCAAGCCGACCGGTATTCGGTTCCAAGGATGGTCTTCGTAAATAAAATGGATCGAACAGGAGCAGATTTTCTGAAGGTTCATGCACAGATCAAGGATCGCCTCAAAGCTAATGCTGTTCCAATTCAACTTCCCATTGGTGCTGAAAATGATCTCAAAGGGATTGTTGATCTTGTCCAGAACAAAGCTTTTATCTACAAAGATGATTTAGGCAAGGATATTGAGGAGACTTCAATACCAGCTGAAATGGAGGATATTGCGGCTGAGTGGCGTGGGAAATTGATGGAGGGAGTAGCAGAGACTGATGAACAATTGATTGAGGCTTTTCTAGAGACAGGTGAACTAACTCAGGAACAACTTAAGGCTGGTATTAGGGAAGGGGTTTTGAAGCATGGTTTGGTTCCAATGCTTTGTGGCTCAGCTTTCAAGAATAAGGGCGTGCAACTCCTACTTGATGCGGTAGTCAATTATCTACCTGCGCCTGTTGATGTCCCCCCTATCCAGGGCTTGTTGCCAAATGGTGAAGAGGCTTTGCGACCTTCCGATGACAATGCATCTTTTAGTGCATTGGCCTTCAAGGTTATGTCCGATCCATATGGAAAACTTACATTTGTGAGGATGTATTCCGGTGTTCTTTCTAAAGGAAGCTATGTACTTAATTCAACTAAAGATCAAAAGGAAAGGATTTCTCGCTTAATAGTTCTAAAGGCTGACGATCGCGAAGAAGTAGATGAGCTTCGAGCAGGTGACCTTGGAGCTGTACTCGGTTTAAAAAATACGACCACAGGTGACACTCTGTGCACAACTGATGATCCGATTGTCCTTGAGACACTCTTTATCCCAGAACCAGTGATTTCCGTTGCTGTTGAGCCCAAAACCAAGGGCGATATGGAAAAACTATCAAAAGCATTAACTGCTCTAGCTGAAGAAGATCCAACTTTCCGAGTAAGTACTGATCCAGAGACAAATCAGACAGTGATTGCAGGAATGGGAGAACTGCATCTTGAAATTCTTGTTGATCGAATGTTGCGCGAGTTCAAGGTTGAAGCAAATATCGGAGCTCCTCAGGTGTCTTACCGGGAAACTATTCGTGCTAGCTCATCTGGTGAAGGCAAGTTTGCTCGTCAGACAGGAGGAAAAGGTCAATATGGACATGTTGTGATTGAAGTTGAACCAGGTGAGCCTGGTTCAGGGTTCGAGTTCGTCAATAAAATTGTTGGAGGTGTTGTCCCTAAGGAATACATCAAGCCAGCGGAATCGGGCATGAAGGAGACTTCTGAGTCAGGCGTAATTGCTGGCTATCCTTTGATAGATGTCAAAGTGACGCTTGTTGACGGGTCTTATCATGACGTCGACTCTTCTGAAATGGCCTTTAAAATTGCTGGCTCAATGGCCTTCAAGGATGGAGTCAAAAAATGTAATCCAGTACTACTGGAGCCAATGATGAAGGTAGAAGTGGAAGTGCCAGAGGACTTCCTTGGTGCCATTATTGGGGACCTATCCTCACGTCGAGGACAGGTGGAAGGACAGTCCATTGACGATGGACTGTCTAAAGTGGGTGCCAAAGTGCCTCTGGCCGAAATGTTTGGCTACGCCACTCAGCTCCGATCAATGACACAGGGTCGCGGCATCTTTTCAATGGAGTTCAGCAATTACGAGGAAGTTCCTCGTAATGTGGCTGAAGCAATCATCTCTAAGAATCAGGGCAATTCCTGA
- the tuf gene encoding elongation factor Tu: protein MAREKFERNKPHVNIGTIGHVDHGKTTLTAAITNVLAKKGQAKAQDYGDIDGAPEERERGITINTAHVEYETDSRHYAHVDCPGHADYVKNMITGAAQMDGAIIVVAATDGAMAQTKEHILLAKQVGVPSLVVALNKCDMVDDEEMIELVEMEIRELLSSYDFPGDDIPVVQVSALKALEGDSEWEGKVEALMKAVDESIPEPEREVDKPFLMAIEDVFSITGRGTVATGRIERGKVKVGEEVEIVGIKDTRVTTVTGVEMFRKLLEEGMAGDNVGLLLRGVQKEDIERGMVLVKKGSITPHTKFEGEVYVLKKEEGGRHTPFFAGYRPQFYIRTTDVTGQITAFTADDGSNVEMVMPGDRINMTGELICPVAIEKNMRFAIREGGRTIGAGVVSKILA, encoded by the coding sequence ATGGCTCGCGAGAAGTTTGAGAGGAACAAGCCTCACGTCAACATTGGCACTATTGGTCATGTTGATCATGGCAAAACCACCCTTACAGCAGCAATAACAAATGTGCTAGCTAAGAAGGGACAGGCCAAAGCACAAGATTATGGAGATATCGACGGAGCGCCTGAAGAGCGCGAACGTGGTATCACCATTAATACAGCGCATGTTGAATACGAGACTGATTCTCGTCACTATGCCCATGTCGACTGTCCCGGGCATGCTGATTATGTAAAGAACATGATCACAGGGGCCGCACAGATGGACGGAGCCATCATTGTTGTTGCTGCTACAGATGGCGCTATGGCTCAGACTAAAGAGCACATACTGTTAGCTAAGCAGGTTGGTGTTCCTTCTTTGGTTGTTGCATTGAACAAATGCGACATGGTCGATGATGAGGAAATGATTGAGCTCGTAGAAATGGAAATTCGCGAGTTATTAAGTAGTTATGATTTTCCTGGGGATGATATCCCAGTTGTTCAAGTATCTGCTCTTAAAGCTTTAGAAGGAGATTCTGAGTGGGAAGGCAAGGTTGAAGCCTTAATGAAGGCTGTAGATGAGTCAATACCCGAGCCCGAAAGAGAGGTTGATAAGCCGTTCTTGATGGCTATAGAGGATGTTTTCTCAATTACTGGACGGGGAACAGTCGCTACTGGACGTATTGAAAGAGGAAAGGTAAAGGTTGGAGAGGAAGTTGAAATCGTAGGTATTAAAGACACTCGTGTGACTACCGTTACTGGTGTTGAGATGTTCCGAAAGCTCCTTGAGGAAGGTATGGCTGGAGACAACGTTGGTTTATTACTTAGAGGTGTTCAAAAAGAGGATATAGAGCGAGGAATGGTTTTAGTTAAGAAAGGTTCGATTACTCCTCACACAAAATTTGAAGGCGAAGTTTATGTTCTCAAGAAGGAAGAAGGTGGTCGCCATACTCCTTTCTTTGCGGGCTATCGTCCTCAGTTCTATATCAGGACAACTGATGTAACAGGTCAAATCACAGCATTTACTGCTGATGATGGCAGCAATGTCGAAATGGTGATGCCCGGTGACCGTATCAACATGACAGGGGAGTTAATTTGTCCTGTTGCCATTGAGAAGAATATGCGTTTTGCAATTAGGGAAGGCGGCCGCACAATCGGTGCAGGAGTCGTTTCTAAGATTCTTGCTTGA
- the rpsJ gene encoding 30S ribosomal protein S10 gives MSTAIAQQKIRIRLKAFDRRRLDLSCDKIIETADNTAATAIGPIPLPTKRKIYCVLRSPHVDKDSREHFETRTHRRIIDIYNPSAKTIDSLMKLDLPSGVDIEVKL, from the coding sequence ATGTCAACGGCAATAGCACAGCAGAAGATCAGGATTCGTCTCAAGGCATTTGATCGCCGAAGACTTGATCTATCTTGCGACAAGATTATTGAGACAGCCGACAATACTGCAGCTACTGCAATTGGGCCGATACCTTTGCCAACTAAAAGGAAAATATATTGTGTTCTTCGTTCCCCGCATGTAGATAAGGACTCAAGGGAGCATTTTGAGACAAGAACTCATCGCAGGATAATTGATATTTACAACCCCTCGGCAAAAACAATTGACTCTCTAATGAAGTTGGATCTCCCTAGTGGTGTAGATATTGAAGTTAAGCTTTGA
- a CDS encoding LON peptidase substrate-binding domain-containing protein: MSDLSVRELPLFPLPDVVLFPEEVLPLHVFESRYRIMLQNVLEKDSRFGIVRWDPSKKIYANVGCCAEIIQHQTFQDGRSNLVTLGQQRFRVLEVTSEAPYRRAVVSWIEDQAVTDLDGLHKLSGNVRTALEDVVELTGKLTGSEVSLPEDLPDLPRELSFWIASHLGGPAAEEQQKLLELTDTIKRLEREYEMLDQTRRQLAARTVLKDTLSNADLGNN; this comes from the coding sequence GTGTCAGACCTCTCAGTGAGGGAATTGCCTCTTTTCCCTTTGCCTGATGTGGTTCTTTTCCCTGAGGAGGTGCTACCACTTCATGTTTTTGAGTCTAGATACAGAATTATGCTCCAAAATGTTTTGGAGAAAGACAGCCGGTTTGGCATTGTTCGCTGGGACCCCAGCAAGAAAATCTATGCGAATGTTGGTTGTTGTGCAGAGATAATTCAGCACCAAACTTTTCAGGATGGACGGAGCAATTTGGTCACTCTTGGGCAACAAAGATTTAGGGTTTTAGAGGTTACTAGTGAGGCTCCTTATCGCAGGGCAGTCGTTAGTTGGATAGAAGATCAAGCTGTGACTGATCTAGATGGTCTCCATAAGCTTTCTGGGAATGTACGAACTGCTCTTGAGGATGTTGTTGAACTAACTGGGAAGTTGACAGGTAGTGAGGTCTCCTTGCCAGAGGATTTGCCTGATTTGCCTAGAGAGCTTTCATTTTGGATAGCCTCCCATTTGGGGGGGCCCGCAGCTGAAGAACAACAAAAATTGCTGGAGTTAACCGATACGATTAAACGTTTGGAACGAGAATATGAAATGCTTGATCAAACGAGAAGACAGCTTGCAGCAAGAACAGTTTTGAAAGATACTTTGAGCAATGCAGATCTTGGGAATAATTAA
- a CDS encoding methyltransferase domain-containing protein — MKIILLTAVIFSLFLLLFVFIWIKVDRRYTSVKSVASAYDSWTKDQLLETLWGEHIHLGYYGFSQQNRNFRQAKVDFVHELVNWSGLDRLPPGSRVIDVGCGIGGSARILAKEYGFDVVAISISPVQISRAIELTDQGIKCDFQVMDALDLKFSDATFDAVWSVEVGPHILDKQLYADELLRVLRPGGILAVADWNRRDVSNGETSLVERLVMRQLLDQWAHPEFSSIPMFRNNLENSKYKKGLIQTADWTNETCPSWSESIFEGFRRSRAVFALGPEALLKGIREIPTILLMRWAFSTGLMRFGVFRTGDE, encoded by the coding sequence ATGAAAATAATCCTTTTAACCGCAGTAATCTTCTCATTATTTTTATTGTTATTTGTTTTTATATGGATAAAAGTAGATCGTAGATATACCTCTGTTAAAAGTGTTGCATCAGCTTATGATTCCTGGACCAAAGATCAGCTATTAGAGACTCTTTGGGGTGAGCATATTCACTTGGGATACTATGGATTCTCTCAACAGAATCGTAACTTTCGCCAAGCAAAAGTTGATTTTGTTCATGAGTTGGTTAATTGGAGTGGTTTAGATAGGTTGCCTCCAGGTTCGCGTGTAATTGATGTTGGTTGTGGAATAGGGGGTAGTGCGAGAATTCTTGCTAAAGAATATGGGTTTGATGTAGTTGCTATAAGTATTAGTCCAGTTCAAATTTCTCGTGCAATTGAACTTACAGATCAAGGTATTAAATGTGATTTTCAGGTAATGGATGCACTCGATTTAAAATTTAGTGATGCTACTTTTGATGCTGTTTGGAGTGTTGAAGTAGGTCCTCATATTCTTGATAAGCAGCTTTATGCTGATGAGCTTTTACGAGTATTACGCCCAGGAGGCATTTTAGCTGTAGCTGATTGGAACCGTCGTGACGTCTCTAATGGAGAAACAAGTCTTGTGGAAAGACTTGTTATGAGACAGTTGTTAGATCAGTGGGCTCATCCAGAGTTCTCCAGTATTCCAATGTTTAGGAATAATTTGGAGAATAGTAAGTATAAAAAAGGGTTGATCCAAACTGCAGATTGGACCAATGAAACTTGCCCTTCTTGGTCAGAGTCCATTTTTGAAGGATTTAGACGGTCTAGGGCAGTTTTTGCTTTAGGTCCAGAGGCACTCTTGAAAGGAATTAGAGAAATTCCAACGATTCTTTTAATGCGTTGGGCATTCTCAACAGGACTGATGCGTTTTGGAGTTTTTAGGACTGGTGATGAATAA